One window of the Vicinamibacterales bacterium genome contains the following:
- a CDS encoding L-2-amino-thiazoline-4-carboxylic acid hydrolase, with product MTDESVDRLNAIGVLTRREIEARILAPIVQALGERFGRDEVVAVVRDVIAGIARDQGRSMAEARGDTSLAGFAGTLGPWQQDGAMQLRVVTQTPDRFEFDVTRCRYAEMYRALGIPELGDVLSCQRDAALIEGFNPDVALTRTQTIMQGAPCCDFRYRTAVTS from the coding sequence ATGACCGACGAGAGCGTGGACCGCCTGAACGCCATCGGCGTCCTGACTCGCCGCGAGATCGAGGCGCGCATCCTGGCGCCGATCGTCCAGGCGCTCGGCGAGCGGTTCGGCAGGGACGAGGTGGTGGCCGTGGTCCGCGACGTGATCGCCGGGATCGCGCGCGATCAGGGGCGGTCGATGGCCGAGGCGCGGGGCGACACCTCGCTGGCGGGCTTCGCGGGCACCCTGGGACCGTGGCAGCAGGATGGGGCCATGCAGCTCCGGGTCGTCACCCAGACCCCGGACCGCTTCGAGTTCGACGTCACGCGCTGCCGCTACGCCGAGATGTACCGCGCGCTCGGCATCCCGGAGCTCGGCGACGTCCTGTCCTGCCAGCGCGACGCGGCGCTCATCGAGGGCTTCAATCCGGACGTCGCGCTCACGCGGACGCAGACGATCATGCAGGGCGCGCCCTGCTGCGACTTCCGGTATCGCACGGCCGTCACGTCGTGA